A portion of the Misgurnus anguillicaudatus chromosome 16, ASM2758022v2, whole genome shotgun sequence genome contains these proteins:
- the LOC129422596 gene encoding probable UDP-sugar transporter protein SLC35A4 — MLQTDRVRIVIDNVDPIQPELHRTRRWSRGAPWAILLVLLVFIYGSHAPLISLTKVDGHVPFSSSSCVVLIEFAKLMVSFATLVVTGNLSSLKASVSIVAVLPYAIPALLYAFNNNLVVIMQVYMDPSSFQLFSNLKIGSTALLYTFCLGKKLRRGQWFAVGLLVAAGVCHSYTSLDWEQQNEDISNPGLYITSWGLLLVLVYCFVSGLAAVYTERTLKSQHLPLSLQNLFLYAFGVAINLMSHVTGGSGQQGFLYGFSGLVWVIIAGQVTNGLLMSVIMKHGTGIMRLFVISSGMLVNGVLSWWLLGIQLTHHFLFPVVLIGWAVYLYYR; from the coding sequence ATGTTGCAGACAGACCGGGTAAGAATTGTGATAGATAATGTGGATCCTATTCAGCCAGAACTCCACCGCACCAGGCGATGGTCTCGTGGGGCTCCCTGGGCAATACTACTAGTTCTTCTGGTTTTTATTTATGGTTCCCACGCTCCTCTCATCTCCCTCACTAAGGTTGATGGTCACGTTCCCTTCAGCTCATCTTCTTGCGTGGTTCTGATCGAATTTGCCAAGCTCATGGTCTCTTTTGCTACCCTGGTGGTGACCGGGAATCTGTCCAGCCTCAAAGCGTCCGTGTCTATTGTTGCCGTGTTGCCCTACGCCATTCCTGCTCTTCTGTACGCTTTTAACAACAACCTTGTGGTCATCATGCAGGTGTATATGGATCCCAGCTCCTTCCAGCTTTTTAGCAACCTGAAAATCGGCTCTACCGCGCTCCTCTACACCTTTTGTTTAGGAAAGAAGTTGAGGCGTGGCCAGTGGTTTGCCGTGGGGCTTCTCGTGGCTGCTGGCGTCTGCCATAGCTACACCAGCCTCGATTGGGAACAGCAGAACGAGGATATATCAAACCCGGGGCTTTACATCACATCCTGGGGGCTTTTGCTGGTGCTTGTGTATTGCTTTGTGTCTGGATTGGCTGCGGTCTACACCGAGCGCACGCTGAAATCTCAGCATCTACCTCTGAGCCTCCAAAATCTTTTCTTGTACGCTTTTGGGGTGGCGATCAATCTTATGTCTCATGTGACTGGCGGCAGTGGACAGCAGGGCTTTCTGTATGGATTCTCTGGGCTGGTTTGGGTTATTATTGCAGGACAGGTCACTAATGGTCTCCTCATGTCTGTCATCATGAAACACGGAACAGGAATCATGAGACTTTTTGTCATCTCTTCTGGAATGCTGGTCAATGGTGTCCTCTCCTGGTGGCTTCTGGGAATACAGCTTACTCATCACTTCCTGTTTCCTGTGGTTTTGATTGGGTGGGCAGTGTACCTGTATTACAGGTAG
- the cd74a gene encoding CD74 molecule, major histocompatibility complex, class II invariant chain a isoform X3, protein MAEQQNDALIERVPSEENLILGSRQTSRSSNGKALKVAGFTVLACLLLAGQALTAYFVWGQKQHIDSLTQGQELLKNELTRKSSAGAPKVMRLPMNSMPLLKDFSDETSDQKQTVPLTKLQPSFLSQKEGSGIMDEASRLMPKRMRLPMKTMPLLMDPDTEVNSTPVAAIEVETKCKLESVKEVKPGFFRPQCDEEGNYLPMQCWHSTGYCWCVDKNGNEIKGTRIRGKPICSTE, encoded by the exons ATGGCAGAACAACAGAACGATGCGCTTATTGAGCGCGTGCCTAGCGAGGAGAACCTCATCTTGGGCTCGAGACAGACAAG CAGGAGCTCTAATGGCAAAGCACTGAAGGTGGCCGGGTTCACGGTTCTTGCCTGTCTGCTGTTGGCAGGTCAGGCTCTGACCGCTTACTTCGTCTGGGGCCAGAAACAGCACATTGACTCTCTGACGCAAGGCCAGGAGCTACTGAAGAATGAACTGACCCGCAAGTCATCAG CTGGAGCACCAAAGGTGATGCGCCTGCCAATGAACAGCATGCCCCTGCTGAAAGACTTCTCCGATGAGACCTCCGATCAGAAACAGACCGTCCCACTCACG AAACTGCAGCCAAGTTTCCTGAGCCAGAAAGAGGGCAGTGGAATAATGGATG AGGCTTCCCGGCTGATGCCAAAGCGAATGCGTCTACCCATGAAGACCATGCCACTACTGATGGACCCAGACACTGAAGTGAATAGCACACCTGTTGCAG CTATTGAGGTGGAGACCAAATGTAAGCTGGAGTCCGTCAAGGAGGTGAAACCCGGGTTCTTCCGGCCACAGTGTGATGAAGAGGGCAACTACCTGCCCATGCAGTGCTGGCACAGTACCGGATACTGCTGGTGCGTGGACAAGAACGGCAATGAGATCAAGGGCACTCGCATCCGCGGAAAACCCATCTGCAGCACAG AGTAA
- the cd74a gene encoding CD74 molecule, major histocompatibility complex, class II invariant chain a isoform X2, with product MAEQQNDALIERVPSEENLILGSRQTRSSNGKALKVAGFTVLACLLLAGQALTAYFVWGQKQHIDSLTQGQELLKNELTRKSSAGAPKVMRLPMNSMPLLKDFSDETSDQKQTVPLTKLQPSFLSQKEGSGIMDEASRLMPKRMRLPMKTMPLLMDPDTEVNSTPVAAIEVETKCKLESVKEVKPGFFRPQCDEEGNYLPMQCWHSTGYCWCVDKNGNEIKGTRIRGKPICSTDDLIVHPDILE from the exons ATGGCAGAACAACAGAACGATGCGCTTATTGAGCGCGTGCCTAGCGAGGAGAACCTCATCTTGGGCTCGAGACAGACAAG GAGCTCTAATGGCAAAGCACTGAAGGTGGCCGGGTTCACGGTTCTTGCCTGTCTGCTGTTGGCAGGTCAGGCTCTGACCGCTTACTTCGTCTGGGGCCAGAAACAGCACATTGACTCTCTGACGCAAGGCCAGGAGCTACTGAAGAATGAACTGACCCGCAAGTCATCAG CTGGAGCACCAAAGGTGATGCGCCTGCCAATGAACAGCATGCCCCTGCTGAAAGACTTCTCCGATGAGACCTCCGATCAGAAACAGACCGTCCCACTCACG AAACTGCAGCCAAGTTTCCTGAGCCAGAAAGAGGGCAGTGGAATAATGGATG AGGCTTCCCGGCTGATGCCAAAGCGAATGCGTCTACCCATGAAGACCATGCCACTACTGATGGACCCAGACACTGAAGTGAATAGCACACCTGTTGCAG CTATTGAGGTGGAGACCAAATGTAAGCTGGAGTCCGTCAAGGAGGTGAAACCCGGGTTCTTCCGGCCACAGTGTGATGAAGAGGGCAACTACCTGCCCATGCAGTGCTGGCACAGTACCGGATACTGCTGGTGCGTGGACAAGAACGGCAATGAGATCAAGGGCACTCGCATCCGCGGAAAACCCATCTGCAGCACAG atgaTCTGATCGTACACCCTGATATTCTTG AGTAA
- the LOC129422598 gene encoding protein SPMIP2, with protein MKRAQQDTGQRVLFTGPDGVGDFRPRLDYYPRSIGIGPLPPDATSDLEYLFRAAPQSRPPVPKNCYTGEVGWGLQYSRELNRRTLISTRQNEQGRFHSDGVTHSQWHTTPGFWDKQLPCDRLPRNHNTNDTYSEVNDKQFPEINKQERLSVHTEET; from the exons ATGAAACGGGCTCAACAGGACACTGGACAAAGAGTACTATTCACAG GACCAGACGGCGTTGGAGATTTTCGTCCCAGGTTGGACTATTACCCCCGCAGCATTGGAATTGGCCCTTTACCTCCAGATGCCACGAGTGATCTCGAGTACCTTTTCCGGGCTGCTCCACAGTCTAGACCTCCGGTACCTAAGAACTGCTACACCGGGGAGGTGGGCTGGGGTCTTCAGTACTCCAGAGAACTAAACAGGCGGACCCTTATCAGTACCAGACAAAATGAG CAAGGCAGATTTCATTCAGATGGTGTGACTCACAGCCAGTG GCATACTACACCCGGGTTTTGGGACAAGCAACTGCCCTGCGACAGGCTTCCAAGGAACCACAACACAAATGATACATACAGCGAGGTCAATGATAAACAGTTCCCAGAGATAAATAAACAAGAG AGACTGTCAGTGCATACTGAGGAAACTTAA
- the LOC129422600 gene encoding SLC35A4 upstream open reading frame protein — protein MAGDKDPVTRLKDLAQLKDQLEEIQKKVESEVQAGIPQGGSLLASPFLKGFLAGYVVSRMRSSAILGVALGTLTGIYAAQSYQVPNIEESIRDFLSSLKKGPGN, from the exons ATGGCGGGGGACAAG GATCCAGTAACCCGGCTGAAGGACCTGGCACAGCTCAAGGATCAGCTGGAGGAAATCCAGAAGAAGGTGGAGAGTGAAGTTCAGGCAGGAATCCCACAG GGTGGGTCATTATTAGCATCGCCATTTCTGAAAGGATTCCTTGCAGGGTATGTGGTTTCCAGAATGCGTTCTTCTGCCATCTTGGGAGTCGCTTTAGGAACCCTGACAGGAATCTATGCTGCCCAGAGCTATCAGGTGCCCAACATTGAGGAGAGCATACGAGACTTTCTGAGCTCTCTGAAGAAAGGACCCGGGAATTAG
- the golga6l9 gene encoding golgin subfamily A member 6-like protein 9 — translation MRMRETHEKVIEDELIKMERELEKQQVAGMEGEMLYMRRERHILVLQIEALRRENQQAHADLETQYTQHQQELNTLREESLQVFRVFREVLEEQKRTSEGRYRRLLIDAIQDAVHLSTQNLQLQEEIQQLKNNQRAFFSNQTPMQN, via the exons ATGAGAATGAGAGAGACTCATGAGAAAGTGATTGAAGATGAATTAATAAAGATGGAGCGAGAGCTAGAGAAGCAGCAG GTGGCCGGTATGGAGGGTGAGATGTTGTACATGCGCAGAGAAAGACACATTCTGGTTCTGCAGATCGAGGCGCTGCGCAGAGAGAATCAGCAGGCACACGCAGATCTGGAGACGCAGTACACACAACACCAACAAGAACTAAACACACTCAGAGAAGAAAGCTTACAG GTCTTCAGAGTGTTTCGTGAGGTTCTAGAGGAACAGAAGAGAACATCAGAAGGGCGGTACAGACGTCTGCTCATAGACGCTATTCAGGATGCAGTTCACCTATCGACTCAAAACCTACAACTACAAGAAGAAATTCAGCAGCTGAAAAACA ATCAGCGAGCATTTTTCTCAAACCAGACACCGATGCAGAACTGA
- the cd74a gene encoding CD74 molecule, major histocompatibility complex, class II invariant chain a isoform X1, with translation MAEQQNDALIERVPSEENLILGSRQTSRSSNGKALKVAGFTVLACLLLAGQALTAYFVWGQKQHIDSLTQGQELLKNELTRKSSAGAPKVMRLPMNSMPLLKDFSDETSDQKQTVPLTKLQPSFLSQKEGSGIMDEASRLMPKRMRLPMKTMPLLMDPDTEVNSTPVAAIEVETKCKLESVKEVKPGFFRPQCDEEGNYLPMQCWHSTGYCWCVDKNGNEIKGTRIRGKPICSTDDLIVHPDILE, from the exons ATGGCAGAACAACAGAACGATGCGCTTATTGAGCGCGTGCCTAGCGAGGAGAACCTCATCTTGGGCTCGAGACAGACAAG CAGGAGCTCTAATGGCAAAGCACTGAAGGTGGCCGGGTTCACGGTTCTTGCCTGTCTGCTGTTGGCAGGTCAGGCTCTGACCGCTTACTTCGTCTGGGGCCAGAAACAGCACATTGACTCTCTGACGCAAGGCCAGGAGCTACTGAAGAATGAACTGACCCGCAAGTCATCAG CTGGAGCACCAAAGGTGATGCGCCTGCCAATGAACAGCATGCCCCTGCTGAAAGACTTCTCCGATGAGACCTCCGATCAGAAACAGACCGTCCCACTCACG AAACTGCAGCCAAGTTTCCTGAGCCAGAAAGAGGGCAGTGGAATAATGGATG AGGCTTCCCGGCTGATGCCAAAGCGAATGCGTCTACCCATGAAGACCATGCCACTACTGATGGACCCAGACACTGAAGTGAATAGCACACCTGTTGCAG CTATTGAGGTGGAGACCAAATGTAAGCTGGAGTCCGTCAAGGAGGTGAAACCCGGGTTCTTCCGGCCACAGTGTGATGAAGAGGGCAACTACCTGCCCATGCAGTGCTGGCACAGTACCGGATACTGCTGGTGCGTGGACAAGAACGGCAATGAGATCAAGGGCACTCGCATCCGCGGAAAACCCATCTGCAGCACAG atgaTCTGATCGTACACCCTGATATTCTTG AGTAA